A part of Gemmatimonas groenlandica genomic DNA contains:
- a CDS encoding PIG-L family deacetylase, with protein MMMSAAAIAAALVAGGRTMSAQNVTLDRGAAALGSTLAGVGTTGRVLTIAAHPDDEDTPIIAWLARGRHVETAYLSLTRGDGGQNLLGNELGEALGAIRTQELLSARRIDGGKQYFTRAYDFGFSKNAEETFTHWPKDSILGDVVRVVRAFRPHVMVAFFSGTPRDGHGHHQVSGMLAREAYDLAADTVRFPVRGFGLPWTPQKFYRSARQAPDSATLRVNVGEYDPLLGRSYYEIAAESRSQHKSQGFGVLQRKGTILGFLSREASRVGPENARAEQSLFDGIDTTWTALRSKLPSTAQPVLDSALRTIASARAAYRADDPSSIVAPLAQALRQFRDVRNASGTGPGILIAGPPGAPSSLSRRAPGEATPALWDALVTTIDRAEHALVLAAGVAVEATAPRATFPVREPVKVAVNDSLPVTITVFNRGHAAVQLVNASVAGLGLRPGEAGDVTITPDSAAVLNRWAVAFQANSPWWRASGRKQQDWFQVPIDARTEAQQQEQRATMVQARLMIAGESVTVNEPVVYRFADPIKGDQQVPVSAVPGITVNLSNAMEYIRAGVPVERYVPVRIQSSYPHDTKVLVTLELPEGLKADSVERERTLGPDGVTILTFRVRGIVKEGRLQWVAVALHDGAMSTNSVYNIQYDHITPMRLYGGSGTYLSAVTVKLPPRARVGYVKGVGDTGLEALEQLDVAVEKIEPSMLTSTDLSRFTSIVVGPRAYEASDVLVRNNARLLDYANKGGTLVVQYGAQDMSRFPGVVPYPMQWTRPAARVTMEQAPVTVLQPTNPLLVGPNRIGAADWADWVQERATYMPSTFDKRYTPLLAMNDPNEPVQQGGLLVAPLGKGRYVYVTLALFRQLPNGVPGAARILANLINGQAVGVPQIP; from the coding sequence ATGATGATGAGCGCCGCGGCTATTGCCGCGGCGCTTGTCGCTGGTGGGCGCACGATGTCCGCGCAGAACGTGACGCTCGATCGAGGCGCGGCGGCGCTTGGCTCCACGCTCGCGGGCGTCGGCACCACGGGCCGCGTGCTTACCATCGCCGCACACCCCGACGACGAAGACACGCCGATCATTGCGTGGCTCGCCAGGGGCCGTCATGTGGAAACGGCGTACCTCTCGCTGACCCGTGGCGACGGCGGGCAGAATCTGCTGGGCAACGAGCTGGGTGAAGCACTCGGTGCGATCCGCACACAGGAGTTGTTGTCGGCACGCCGCATTGATGGTGGCAAGCAGTACTTCACGCGCGCCTACGACTTCGGTTTCAGCAAGAACGCCGAGGAGACCTTTACGCACTGGCCCAAGGACTCGATTCTTGGCGACGTGGTGCGCGTGGTGCGCGCGTTCCGACCGCATGTGATGGTGGCGTTCTTCAGCGGCACGCCGCGCGATGGGCACGGGCATCACCAGGTGTCGGGAATGCTGGCGCGCGAAGCGTACGATCTGGCGGCCGACACGGTGCGCTTCCCGGTGCGGGGATTCGGACTGCCGTGGACGCCGCAGAAGTTCTATCGCAGCGCGCGTCAGGCACCCGATTCTGCCACGCTGCGCGTGAACGTGGGTGAATACGACCCGCTGCTGGGACGGAGCTACTACGAGATCGCGGCCGAGAGCCGCTCGCAGCACAAGAGCCAAGGGTTCGGTGTGTTGCAGCGGAAGGGCACGATTCTCGGCTTCCTGTCGCGCGAAGCATCGCGCGTGGGGCCTGAGAATGCGCGCGCGGAGCAGTCGTTGTTCGATGGCATCGATACCACGTGGACGGCATTGCGGAGCAAGCTCCCGAGCACCGCGCAGCCTGTGCTCGACTCGGCGTTGCGCACGATCGCGTCGGCGCGCGCGGCGTATCGCGCCGACGATCCGTCGTCGATCGTCGCCCCGTTGGCGCAGGCGCTGCGGCAGTTCCGCGACGTACGCAACGCCAGCGGCACTGGCCCCGGCATTCTGATTGCCGGTCCTCCGGGTGCGCCATCCAGCTTGTCGCGACGCGCCCCTGGTGAAGCGACGCCGGCGTTGTGGGACGCGTTGGTCACGACAATCGACCGCGCCGAGCATGCACTGGTGTTGGCGGCCGGCGTGGCGGTGGAAGCCACGGCCCCACGCGCCACGTTCCCGGTGCGCGAGCCGGTGAAAGTGGCGGTCAACGATTCGTTGCCGGTCACGATCACGGTGTTCAATCGCGGACATGCCGCCGTGCAGCTGGTGAACGCTTCGGTGGCGGGTCTAGGCCTGCGCCCCGGCGAAGCGGGTGACGTGACGATCACTCCCGACAGCGCCGCGGTGCTGAATCGATGGGCCGTGGCGTTTCAGGCCAACTCGCCGTGGTGGCGCGCCTCCGGCCGCAAGCAACAGGATTGGTTTCAAGTGCCGATCGACGCCCGCACCGAAGCGCAGCAACAGGAACAGCGCGCCACGATGGTGCAGGCGCGACTCATGATCGCTGGTGAAAGCGTGACGGTGAACGAACCGGTGGTGTATCGCTTCGCCGATCCGATCAAGGGCGATCAGCAGGTGCCGGTGTCGGCGGTTCCCGGCATCACGGTGAATCTGAGCAACGCCATGGAGTACATTCGCGCCGGCGTTCCGGTGGAGCGCTATGTGCCGGTGCGCATTCAGTCATCCTACCCCCACGACACCAAAGTGCTGGTCACGCTCGAACTACCCGAGGGCCTCAAGGCCGACTCCGTGGAGCGGGAGCGCACATTGGGTCCTGACGGGGTCACGATTCTCACCTTTCGCGTGCGCGGTATCGTGAAGGAAGGCCGTCTCCAATGGGTGGCGGTGGCGCTGCATGACGGTGCCATGAGTACCAACAGCGTGTACAACATTCAGTACGATCACATCACGCCCATGCGCCTGTACGGTGGCAGCGGCACGTACCTGTCGGCCGTGACCGTGAAGCTCCCGCCGCGCGCCCGCGTGGGCTACGTGAAAGGCGTCGGTGATACCGGCCTCGAGGCGCTCGAGCAGCTCGACGTCGCGGTGGAGAAGATCGAGCCGTCGATGCTGACCAGCACCGACCTGTCGCGCTTCACGAGCATCGTGGTGGGGCCACGCGCCTACGAAGCGAGCGACGTGTTGGTGCGCAACAACGCGCGGCTGCTCGACTACGCGAACAAGGGCGGCACGCTCGTGGTGCAGTACGGCGCGCAGGACATGAGCCGATTCCCGGGCGTCGTGCCGTATCCCATGCAGTGGACCCGTCCGGCCGCGCGCGTCACGATGGAGCAGGCACCGGTGACGGTGCTGCAGCCCACGAATCCGCTGCTGGTAGGCCCCAACCGCATCGGCGCCGCCGACTGGGCCGACTGGGTACAGGAACGCGCCACGTACATGCCAAGCACGTTCGACAAACGCTACACGCCGCTGCTGGCGATGAATGACCCGAACGAGCCGGTGCAACAGGGCGGCTTGCTCGTGGCTCCGTTGGGCAAAGGACGCTACGTGTACGTCACGCTGGCGCTGTTTCGGCAGTTGCCGAACGGGGTGCCGGGGGCGGCGCGGATACTGGCGAATCTGATCAACGGGCAGGCGGTCGGCGTTCCGCAGATACCTTAG
- a CDS encoding 2-oxoglutarate dehydrogenase E1 component codes for MTAAITSVFNDGIFAEQFERYRHDPASVDETWRQYFRIAESLFGQGAAAPLAPPSVTPTAAATGGATYDVAFLRKVAAAASLQHAIRSYGHYAVQLDPLGTPPPGAEDLSPEYWGLTEEDLRAIPGEALGDARFATAADAIARKRAVYAGRIGCEVWHLEVDEERDWFQRTFRDGVLTRDLTPDEKKDMLRRLNQVDGLERFIGRAYQGYKRFSVEGTDTLIPMLDEVIRESGRSGAREIVIGMAHRGRLNVLTNVMGKPFESLFAEFEGRHDHVDGNATGDVKYHMGFVGSRDVDGKAVTLRLAPNPSHLEVVNPVIEGMVRALQRVPGRSGERDELAVVPVAIHGDAAFPGEGIVAETLNIANLKAYRTGGTIHIIVNNQVGFTTDPTDARSTHYASDLAKGFEMPTFHVNADDAQACITAVRLACAYRATFKKDVLIDLVGYRRHGHNEGDEPMYTQPTRSAQIRKHPTVPQVWASRLVAEGVITEAEAAEVEQTVSQNYAEIHSRFKQSLLSSEKHAPWPAEPVSAPKAVATNVPVEKLQYVNEALLTWPADLKPNPRLAKQLERRRETMGEQGGIEWGHAEALAFGTLLIDGMSVRLTGQDAERGTFSHRHAVLSDSENGRKYAPLANLPGAKGVFEIFNSALSETAVLAFEYGFSTVATDALTLWEAQFGDFVNVAQPIIDQFIVADRAKWGQDSGVVMLLPHGYEGQGPEHSSARLERFLQMCAEGNLTVAYCSTPAQYFHLLRRQALRKSRRPLICMQPKSLLRLPQAASKLEDLSQGGFQSVIDDPIASQHRDDVRRIVFCTGKLYYDMSLAATRNPNVALVRVEELYPWPHEEIVRIMDLYPVIEQVVWAQEEPKNQGAWTYVQPRLRASAGASVGVRYVGRPERASPAEGYMDAHQAEQARIIAMVMDTGEVAAERSTMKVGQ; via the coding sequence ATGACCGCTGCCATCACGAGCGTTTTCAACGACGGCATTTTTGCCGAACAATTCGAGCGTTATCGTCACGACCCCGCCAGTGTGGACGAGACGTGGCGCCAGTACTTCCGCATCGCCGAGTCGCTGTTCGGACAGGGCGCGGCCGCCCCGTTAGCCCCGCCGTCGGTCACGCCGACGGCCGCTGCGACCGGTGGCGCGACCTACGACGTCGCCTTCCTCCGGAAAGTGGCCGCGGCCGCCTCGTTGCAGCACGCCATTCGCAGCTACGGCCACTACGCGGTACAGCTCGATCCGCTCGGCACGCCGCCGCCCGGCGCCGAGGATCTGAGCCCGGAGTACTGGGGACTGACCGAAGAGGATCTGCGGGCGATTCCCGGCGAGGCGCTCGGCGACGCGCGCTTCGCCACCGCCGCCGACGCGATCGCGCGCAAGCGCGCGGTGTACGCGGGGCGCATCGGCTGCGAAGTGTGGCATCTCGAAGTGGACGAAGAGCGCGACTGGTTTCAGCGGACGTTCCGGGACGGGGTGCTCACACGCGATCTCACGCCCGACGAGAAAAAGGACATGCTGCGCCGCCTGAATCAGGTGGACGGGCTCGAGCGCTTCATCGGTCGGGCGTATCAGGGCTACAAGCGCTTCTCGGTGGAAGGCACCGACACGCTGATTCCGATGCTCGACGAAGTGATTCGCGAGTCGGGACGCTCCGGTGCGCGCGAGATCGTGATCGGCATGGCGCATCGCGGCCGGCTGAACGTACTGACGAACGTGATGGGCAAGCCGTTCGAAAGCCTCTTCGCAGAATTCGAGGGTCGGCACGACCACGTTGATGGCAACGCGACCGGCGACGTGAAGTATCACATGGGTTTTGTCGGATCGCGCGATGTCGACGGCAAGGCGGTCACGCTGCGTCTCGCACCCAATCCGTCGCACCTCGAAGTGGTGAACCCGGTGATCGAAGGCATGGTGCGCGCGTTGCAGCGCGTGCCGGGCCGCTCGGGTGAGCGCGACGAACTGGCGGTGGTTCCGGTCGCCATTCATGGCGACGCGGCGTTCCCGGGCGAGGGCATCGTCGCCGAAACGCTCAACATCGCGAACCTGAAGGCGTACCGCACCGGTGGCACGATTCACATCATCGTGAACAATCAAGTCGGCTTCACCACCGACCCGACCGATGCGCGCTCCACGCACTATGCATCGGACCTCGCGAAGGGCTTCGAGATGCCGACCTTCCACGTGAATGCCGACGATGCGCAGGCGTGCATCACGGCGGTGCGTCTGGCGTGCGCGTATCGCGCGACGTTCAAGAAGGACGTGTTGATCGACCTCGTAGGCTATCGTCGTCACGGTCACAACGAAGGCGACGAGCCGATGTACACACAGCCCACGCGCTCGGCCCAGATCCGCAAGCACCCCACCGTGCCGCAGGTGTGGGCCAGTCGTTTGGTGGCCGAGGGCGTGATCACCGAGGCCGAAGCGGCTGAGGTCGAGCAGACCGTCTCGCAGAACTACGCCGAGATCCACTCGCGCTTCAAGCAGTCGCTGCTCAGCAGCGAGAAGCACGCGCCCTGGCCCGCTGAACCGGTGTCGGCGCCGAAGGCGGTTGCGACCAACGTGCCGGTCGAGAAGCTGCAGTATGTGAACGAAGCACTGCTCACCTGGCCGGCCGATCTCAAGCCGAACCCGCGCTTGGCCAAGCAGCTCGAGCGTCGTCGCGAGACGATGGGCGAGCAGGGCGGTATCGAGTGGGGACACGCTGAAGCGTTGGCGTTCGGTACGCTGCTCATCGATGGCATGTCGGTGCGCCTCACGGGTCAGGACGCCGAACGCGGGACGTTCTCGCATCGTCATGCGGTGCTCAGCGACAGCGAGAACGGCCGCAAGTACGCGCCGCTCGCCAACCTGCCCGGCGCCAAGGGGGTGTTCGAGATCTTCAACTCGGCCCTCTCCGAGACCGCTGTGCTCGCGTTCGAGTACGGATTCAGCACCGTCGCCACCGACGCGCTCACGCTGTGGGAAGCGCAGTTCGGTGACTTCGTGAACGTGGCGCAGCCGATCATCGACCAGTTCATCGTGGCTGACCGCGCCAAGTGGGGACAGGACAGCGGCGTCGTGATGCTGCTGCCGCATGGCTATGAAGGGCAGGGTCCGGAGCATTCGAGCGCGCGTCTCGAGCGATTTCTCCAGATGTGCGCGGAAGGCAACCTCACCGTGGCCTACTGCAGCACGCCGGCGCAGTACTTCCACCTGCTACGTCGTCAGGCGCTGCGGAAGTCGCGTCGTCCGCTCATCTGCATGCAGCCCAAGTCGCTGCTGCGCCTGCCGCAGGCGGCGTCGAAGCTCGAAGACTTGTCGCAGGGCGGCTTCCAGTCGGTGATCGACGATCCCATCGCGTCGCAGCATCGTGACGATGTGCGTCGCATCGTGTTTTGTACGGGCAAGCTGTACTACGACATGTCGCTGGCGGCCACACGCAATCCGAACGTGGCGCTGGTGCGGGTGGAAGAGTTGTATCCGTGGCCGCATGAAGAGATCGTACGCATCATGGATCTGTATCCCGTGATCGAGCAGGTCGTGTGGGCGCAGGAAGAGCCCAAGAATCAGGGCGCGTGGACCTACGTGCAGCCGCGTCTGCGCGCGTCAGCCGGAGCGTCGGTGGGTGTGCGCTACGTGGGTCGTCCGGAACGCGCGAGCCCGGCGGAAGGGTACATGGATGCGCATCAGGCCGAGCAGGCCCGCATCATTGCGATGGTCATGGATACCGGCGAAGTGGCCGCGGAGCGTTCGACGATGAAGGTGGGGCAGTGA
- a CDS encoding sensor histidine kinase, translating to MKASLPKRRAAVQSSRMSSQHSSHDPAHFPASTEDLLYSDYRKTEELGTLRQVARALAAETNSQSVLQTLCQLSMVRGRASGAAVAELSGDNGVYVACAGRTIDLLSMTFPLEGTITGRVANELRAITILSPDASSPFFAELLPRLGIGPILLLPLLANGQLFGVLSISRDAGHPQFDETDEERLGVMADLAALALWKARLLEDARSADAAKTSLLATLSHELRTPLTALEGYSELLEDQILGPLSAEQQDVVMRLRTVGRHLGSLIEDILTYASLEADRLTARNATVRVPELLDSLHPFIEPLAREKGIEFSIDLEPGLPSMHTDEARVRQILLNLCQNAVKFTEEGAVSVRVTRGSPLADGAATVRFAVRDSGIGIEPTDMQRLFRPFSQIENVPAGRHRGTGLGLYIARRLATMLGGRIEVVSRPGEGSVFTLVVPVTH from the coding sequence GTGAAGGCATCGCTCCCCAAGCGACGCGCGGCGGTGCAGAGTTCCCGGATGTCCAGTCAGCACAGTTCTCACGATCCGGCACACTTCCCGGCCAGTACCGAAGATCTTCTCTATTCCGATTATCGGAAAACAGAGGAGCTCGGCACGCTCCGCCAGGTCGCGCGCGCTCTCGCCGCTGAAACGAACTCGCAGAGCGTGCTGCAAACGCTCTGTCAGCTTTCCATGGTGCGTGGACGCGCTAGTGGCGCTGCAGTGGCCGAATTAAGTGGCGATAATGGCGTATACGTCGCCTGTGCCGGTCGGACAATCGACCTGCTTTCCATGACGTTCCCCTTGGAAGGCACGATTACCGGGCGGGTCGCCAACGAACTGCGGGCCATCACTATCCTCTCGCCGGACGCCAGCTCTCCATTTTTCGCCGAGCTGCTGCCGCGCCTGGGCATCGGGCCGATTCTGCTTCTTCCGCTGTTGGCCAACGGCCAGCTCTTTGGCGTGCTCTCGATTTCGCGGGACGCTGGGCACCCGCAGTTTGACGAGACCGATGAAGAACGACTCGGCGTCATGGCCGACCTCGCCGCCTTGGCGCTCTGGAAGGCCAGATTGCTGGAGGACGCGCGGTCGGCCGATGCCGCAAAAACGAGCCTTTTAGCGACACTATCGCACGAGCTTCGAACCCCTTTAACGGCACTAGAAGGCTACAGCGAGCTTTTGGAGGATCAGATCCTCGGTCCGCTGTCGGCCGAACAGCAAGACGTCGTAATGCGCCTGCGTACGGTGGGACGGCATCTGGGATCGCTGATCGAGGACATCCTCACCTACGCCTCGCTCGAGGCCGATCGCCTTACGGCGCGAAACGCCACCGTCCGCGTTCCCGAACTGCTGGATTCGCTCCACCCGTTCATCGAACCGCTGGCGCGCGAAAAGGGCATCGAGTTCTCGATCGACCTCGAGCCGGGTCTCCCGTCGATGCACACCGACGAGGCTCGCGTGCGGCAGATCCTGCTCAATCTCTGCCAGAACGCCGTGAAATTCACGGAAGAGGGCGCCGTGTCGGTGCGGGTCACCCGCGGCTCTCCCCTGGCCGACGGCGCCGCCACCGTCCGGTTTGCCGTGCGCGACTCCGGCATCGGCATCGAGCCCACCGACATGCAACGGCTTTTTCGCCCCTTCTCCCAGATCGAGAACGTGCCGGCCGGTCGGCACCGGGGTACCGGATTGGGGCTCTACATCGCGCGCCGCCTCGCCACCATGCTGGGCGGGCGCATCGAGGTCGTGTCGCGACCCGGCGAAGGGTCGGTGTTCACCCTTGTGGTGCCCGTGACGCACTGA
- a CDS encoding DoxX-like family protein, whose protein sequence is MLLFAQVIIGSVWIFHGLYSKLLRGIPRHRAIVARVIGERHADLATKAIGVGEIVLGLWVFSGWQRVPCAAVQTLALVSMNVLEIVLAADLLISAAGMVLLNAGFITMIWYWATSVRR, encoded by the coding sequence GTGCTGCTCTTCGCTCAGGTCATCATTGGCAGCGTGTGGATCTTCCACGGGCTCTACAGCAAGCTGCTGCGCGGCATCCCGCGACACCGCGCGATCGTCGCCCGTGTAATCGGCGAACGACACGCCGACCTCGCCACCAAGGCCATCGGCGTGGGCGAGATCGTGCTAGGCCTCTGGGTATTCAGCGGCTGGCAGCGCGTGCCCTGCGCGGCGGTGCAGACGCTGGCCCTCGTGTCGATGAACGTGCTCGAGATCGTCTTGGCGGCCGACCTGCTGATCTCGGCCGCCGGCATGGTGTTGCTCAATGCGGGCTTCATCACGATGATCTGGTACTGGGCTACCAGCGTTCGTCGCTGA
- a CDS encoding class I SAM-dependent methyltransferase → MPGATRGPFDGVWNIVRFNWPTFTVTLLLVLVLLGGAVVVTAPVWRVVLAVAAAGLAAGTFVSLAVSHVIYDRSDLYRFAWLTRINGDRTPNAAVFCQTGFDESSALLRARTPNTHWTLLDHYDPARMTEPSIQRARRHCPPAHGTVAAPHNAWPTAPQQADLVIGMLAVHELRHCDERAAWFREAARTLRPGGRVVVVEHLRDMANLLAFGPGVLHFHSTSTWRRSWERAQLRVHSEFRITPWVAVVVLEHAA, encoded by the coding sequence ATGCCCGGAGCGACGCGCGGACCGTTCGACGGCGTGTGGAACATCGTGCGTTTCAACTGGCCGACGTTCACGGTGACGCTGCTGCTCGTACTCGTGCTGCTCGGTGGCGCCGTCGTGGTCACAGCCCCCGTCTGGCGCGTAGTGCTCGCCGTCGCCGCAGCGGGCCTCGCCGCTGGCACGTTCGTGTCGTTGGCCGTATCGCACGTGATCTACGATCGCTCCGACCTGTATCGGTTCGCGTGGCTCACCCGTATAAACGGCGACCGCACGCCGAACGCCGCGGTGTTCTGCCAAACAGGATTCGACGAGAGCTCGGCGCTCCTACGCGCGCGCACGCCCAACACACACTGGACGCTGCTCGATCACTACGATCCGGCTCGGATGACTGAGCCGTCGATCCAGCGCGCGCGGCGGCACTGTCCGCCGGCACACGGAACCGTGGCCGCGCCACACAACGCATGGCCCACTGCACCGCAGCAGGCCGACCTCGTGATCGGCATGCTCGCCGTGCACGAGCTGCGCCACTGCGATGAGCGCGCCGCATGGTTTCGCGAGGCCGCTCGGACATTGCGGCCGGGTGGGCGCGTGGTCGTGGTGGAGCATCTGCGCGATATGGCGAATCTGCTCGCGTTCGGGCCAGGCGTGCTGCACTTCCATTCTACGTCCACGTGGCGCCGCAGCTGGGAGCGCGCACAGCTTCGCGTACATAGCGAGTTCCGCATCACGCCGTGGGTGGCGGTGGTCGTGCTGGAGCACGCCGCATGA
- a CDS encoding DUF2071 domain-containing protein, producing MPSIAARLRRHPFPVAAHFDRVVALSFAFPEHVVRPLVPRSLSLDVFNGYAFVAVAMVWTRALRPAWLPEMFGQDFFLAGYRVFTRFQEPSGRRLRGLRILRSTTDKHRMVRAGNLMTGYRYSHVDVNVQERDALLQVTTTDASGATALHVQLDLAPHVADGDVPMPVGSPFSSWTDARRFAGPMPFTFSPEGDDTMVVVEGSRQHWTPRPIAVTSWQVSMFDESPLSEATPLLANAFVVDHVDYAWKRGRVVHATSVGE from the coding sequence ATGCCTTCAATCGCGGCACGGCTCCGGCGGCATCCTTTCCCGGTCGCGGCGCACTTCGATCGCGTCGTTGCGCTCTCGTTCGCGTTTCCGGAGCACGTCGTGCGGCCGCTGGTACCGCGGTCGCTCTCGCTCGATGTGTTCAACGGCTACGCGTTCGTGGCGGTGGCGATGGTGTGGACACGGGCACTTCGCCCCGCGTGGCTTCCGGAGATGTTCGGACAGGATTTCTTCTTGGCCGGATACCGCGTGTTCACGCGCTTTCAGGAGCCATCCGGGCGACGCTTGCGCGGTCTTCGCATTCTGCGCAGTACCACCGACAAGCACCGGATGGTACGCGCCGGGAATCTCATGACGGGCTATCGCTACTCGCATGTGGACGTGAACGTGCAGGAGCGCGATGCCCTGCTGCAGGTGACGACGACCGACGCGTCGGGTGCGACGGCGCTGCATGTGCAACTCGACCTTGCGCCACATGTCGCTGATGGCGACGTACCGATGCCCGTCGGGTCGCCGTTCTCGAGCTGGACCGACGCACGCCGCTTTGCCGGACCGATGCCGTTCACGTTCAGCCCGGAAGGCGACGACACCATGGTGGTGGTGGAGGGCAGCCGGCAGCATTGGACGCCGCGTCCAATCGCGGTGACGTCGTGGCAGGTGTCGATGTTCGATGAATCACCGCTTTCCGAGGCCACGCCGCTGCTGGCGAACGCGTTCGTGGTGGATCATGTGGACTACGCGTGGAAGCGCGGGCGCGTCGTGCACGCAACGTCGGTGGGAGAGTAA
- a CDS encoding type II toxin-antitoxin system VapC family toxin, producing the protein MVTRAKFNVVDSSAWLAYFADTANAGTFAAAIEDERRLVTPAICLLEVFKVVARQRGESDALQAIAVMQQGRVVDLDATLALRAASLGLEHKLPLADSIVYATARELGAVVWTQDADFEGLRDVEYFPAPR; encoded by the coding sequence ATGGTCACTCGTGCCAAGTTCAATGTGGTCGACTCATCAGCGTGGCTCGCCTATTTCGCCGACACGGCGAACGCCGGAACGTTCGCCGCTGCCATCGAAGACGAGCGGCGGCTCGTGACGCCGGCGATTTGCCTGCTGGAGGTCTTCAAGGTCGTCGCGCGCCAGCGTGGGGAAAGCGACGCGCTCCAGGCGATTGCCGTGATGCAGCAGGGGCGCGTGGTCGATCTCGACGCGACGCTGGCGCTACGAGCGGCATCGCTGGGACTCGAACACAAGCTGCCGCTCGCCGACAGTATCGTTTATGCGACCGCGCGCGAACTCGGCGCCGTCGTCTGGACGCAGGACGCCGACTTCGAAGGGCTTCGAGACGTCGAGTACTTCCCGGCGCCTCGCTAG
- a CDS encoding AbrB/MazE/SpoVT family DNA-binding domain-containing protein — translation MDVVTISPKYQVVIPRSVRERLRLEPGQKVQAIVYGDRVELIPLRTARSLRGFVRGIDTGVDRDVDRE, via the coding sequence ATGGACGTGGTCACGATTTCGCCCAAGTATCAGGTGGTGATCCCGCGAAGCGTTCGCGAGCGGCTCCGGCTGGAACCTGGGCAGAAAGTGCAGGCCATCGTGTACGGCGATCGCGTCGAGTTGATCCCACTGCGAACGGCGCGCAGTCTCCGCGGATTCGTGCGCGGCATCGACACAGGTGTCGATCGTGACGTGGATCGCGAGTAG